From the genome of Legionella beliardensis:
CCAATGCGGTAGGAATTTATGGTACACAAAATAATGATGATGCAACGGCTTTTGATGAAGATAGTTTCATTGATATGAAACATCCGCGTGATTTTCTAAGTGAGGTTGGTATAGCGTGGCAGCAAGCGCTACAAGCGGCAATTACACATGAACTTAAACCAGTTATCATGCGTTTTGGTGTTGTTTTGCAAAAAGGTGAAGGTATTTTAAAGAAACTAGATTTAAGTTTTAAGCTGGGTTTAGGAGGTATTATTGGTAGCGGACAACAAGTGATCTCATGGGTGCATATTGATGATGTTATCGCTGCTTTTTTATTTTTAATTGAGCATCCTACGTTACAAGGCGCTTTTAATATAACATCGCCCAACCCAGTTAAGCAAAAAGAATTTGCCAAAGCTTTGGCCAAATCAATGCATCGACCTTTATTATTGACAATGCCAGCATTTATGATTAAAGCACTCTTTGGTGAAATGGGAGAATACTTATTGCTACGTGGCCAACGGGTTTTACCGAAACGTTTATTAGCAGCGGGCTTTAACTTTAGTCACCCCTATATTGATGAGGCTTTGCAAGCTGATTAATCGCTTTACTGTTTAACAAATATTTATCTTTTAAACGAATATAATGAGCTGCTGAGTACTCCAGATGGGCTAATTCACTTTCAGTTAATTCTCTAATAGGCTTTGCAGGATTACCTAAATATAAATAGCCACTTCGTAAGTGTTTGCCTGGTGGCACAAGGGTGCCAGCGCCTATTATTACTCTTTCCTCAACATGTACATCGTCTAATAATAAGGCTCCCATGCCAATAAGACAATGATCGTCTATCGTACAAGCATGCAATACAGCTCGATGGCCAATCGTAATACCTTTTCCAAGAACTAAGGCGCGGCCGCCAGGAGTAAAAGGCCCATTATGGGTAACATGCAAAATTGCAGCATCCTGAATATTAGTACCTTCACCTACTGTAATTGTATTAACATCACCGCGAATAACCGCCATTGGCCAAACGGAAACATCATTGGCAAGATGCACATCACCAATGACTGTTGCACTAGGATCAATATAAACCCCCTTACCAATCAGCGGGGATTTATTTTCAAAAGAACGTATCATAATAGCCTCAAATTAAGGTAACCAGCTCTTCAGCGCTAGTAGGATGAATAGCGACGGTATTATCAAAGTCGCGCTTACAAGCTCCCATTTTGACGGCGACACCAAATCCTTGCAACATTTCATCCGCACCATAACCAATTACATGCAGACCAACAATTTTTTCATCTGGACCAACTGTAACTAATTTCATAGCAGTCGGTAATTTTTGTTCACTTAAAGCATCAAACATAGGTATAAAACGCGTTTTATAAATTTTAAGTTGTTCTGCGCCGAATTTTGCTGCTGCCTCTTCTTCGCTATACCCTACACTGCCAATAGGCGGATGAGTAAATACAACTGAGCAAATATTTTCATAATCCAAATGAGCATCCTTTTGCCCACCAAACAGACGATCACATAGTCTTCGGCCAGCGGCAATAGCGACAGGTGTTAGGGCAGGTGCATCTATAACGTCGCCAATAGCATAAATACCCGGAATATTAGTATTTTGATAATTATCCACCTTAATTAACCCGCGAGAATCTTTTGCAACACCTATGGCATCTAGATTTAAATTAAATGTTCTTGGCGAGCGGCCAACAGCTGCAATAACAACATCAATATCAGCTAAAATTGAACCACTTTGGCAATGAATAGATTTTTTACCATCGGGTTGTAAAGTAATGGCTTGCGCGCAGTGATTCAGATGAACATCTAAACCTTGGAGCTGCATAATTTCAAGAAGTGTATCTCCTAACATGGTATCAAAGCGAGAAAGAGGTCTACTGCCGCGAATTAGTAAATGTGTTTTTATATCTAGCCCATGAAGTACACAAGCTAATTCTACACCAATATAGCCGCTCCCGATAATAGCAACGCTCTTAGGCTTTTCAGTTAAATAAAAAAAGCCATCAGATGTAATGGCATGCTCAATACCATCTAAATCATCAGGAAGGGTAGGCTCGCCGCCAGTAGCTATAATAATATGAGGTGCTTTATAGTGTTTGCCATCAACAGAAACAGTTTGATTATCAATAAAAGAACCTTCCCCTTTTAGGTAAGTCATGTTGTATTGGTTAAATCGGCTTTCATAAATATCACGTAGTCTGGCAATATAAGCTTGCCGCTTGGTTATTAGCGTGTTCCAATCTAGATGAACATAAACAGGATCAAAGCCGTAATCAGGTGCTTTATGTAGGTGTTCTGCAATTAAAGAAGCATTAAACATGACTTTTTTAGGAACACAACCTAAATTAACACAAGTACCGCCTAAATACTGCTTTTCAACCACAGCAACTCTTGCACCATACTTTGCTGCACGAACTGCACTTGCAATTCCGCCGCTGCCACCACCTAAGACGATTAAATCAAAATCCATTGGGCACCTTTTTAGATTAAAAGCTAATTAATAAGTACTTTAACGAGCATGGCGAATTTATTCAATATACATTAAGATTTGCTCAAAACTTAAATTAGGGTCACTATAATGATGAATCGTCTATTTTTAAATTTTGATGAAACTTAAATTACTGACACTAATTTTACTTATATTAGCTTCGTTAAGCTGCAGGCACGAGGAAAAGGTTGCTTTTCAAGGTTATGTTGAAGGTGAGAATATTTATCTAGCATCTCCATACTCAGGCCTATTAGTAAAATTAGCTGTTCAACGTGGTCAGCTAGTTAAAAAAGGGCAATTTTTATTTGAATTAGATCCTAACCCGCAGGCATTATTTATTAAACAATATCAGGCGGATATTAAGCAAGCCGAGCATACGCTTAGAGATTTACAAAATCCACGTCGTACAGAAGAAATTGCCGCTATTGAGTCGCAAATTGAGCAAGTTAACGCACAGCTAAAGTTAGCTGAGCTGCGTGTCAAGCGCTATCGTGAGCTTTATGAAAAGCGAGTAGTGTCAAAAGATGTCTATGATTCTGTTATTGCTCGTTATGATGAATTAGTAAACCGTAGAGAACAATATAAATCGAATTTAAACTTATCAAAGCAAGGTAGTCGCAATGAGCAAATTAGTGCTCAACAAGCACAAGTAGAGGCATTACAAGCGAAACTTAAAGAAGCCACATGGCAGCTTGAACAAAAGAAAATTGTGGCGCCTGCGGCTGGAATTATATTTGATACTTATTATCGGCAAGGAGAGTTTGTTGGCAGTCAGCAAGCGGTGCTGTCTTTATTAACGCCTGAGAATGTGCATATTGAATTTTTTATTCCCGTAGAAAAATTAGCAATCATTAAAGTTGGGCAAAGAATACGATTTACATGCACTGGCTGCGCTCAAACCGGACAGGCAATTATTAATTATATTTCGCCTGAGGCTGAATATTTACCACCCTTAGTTTATAGTCGTGAAAACGATGATAAATTAGTATTCCGAATTAAAGCGACTCTGTTAACATTTAATCAATACAAACCAGGCCAACCTGTAACGGTTTATTTACCATGACAGCAGATACCATTATCGATGTGTATAATCTATGTAAAAGTTTTGACAATAAAGTTGTGGTCGATAATGTTGATCTGCATGTAAAAAAAGGTGAGGTTTTCGGGTTCCTAGGCCCAAATGGTAGCGGTAAGACCACGACTATCCGCATGTTATGTGGGCTTTTAACGCCTGATGCTGGCAGCGGTACTTGCTTAGGCTATGACATTATCCGCCAGTCAAAAGAAATTAAACAGCATGTAGGCTACATGACCCAAAAATTTAGTTTTTATACTGACTTAAGTGTTGAGGAAAATCTTTATTTTGTGGCACGTGTCTATGGTATGAAGAATCGTAAACAGCGTGTTGAACAGACGCTAGAAGAGCTTAACTTAAGTTCGCGACGCAAGCAGTTAACGGGGTTATTATCCGGCGGTTGGAAACAGCGAGTGGCACTTGCAGCTTGTCTTTTGCATAATCCTGACCTATTACTTCTAGATGAACCAACAGCAGGTGTTGATCCAATCGCTAGGCGAGAATTTTGGGATAAAATTCATTGGCTTAGTGAGCAAGGTATTACGACGTTAGTGTCTACGCATTATATGGACGAGGCTGAGCGTTGTACGCGGTTAGCTTATTTAGCTTATGGCGAGTTATTAATTACAGGCACGGTTGATGATGTGATTACTTCTACCGCCTTATTTACCTGGGAAATTACAGGTCATGTCACGACTGCTTTATTACAGAAAACCAAACAACTGCAAGGCGTTATGCAGGCAGCATTATTTGGCAATTTGATCCATATCAGTGGTTATGATAAACAAATTATTGAAGCAAGTTTAAGAGAATTAGCCCAAACGGAAGCCATTCAGTGGCAACCAATTCAATCAACGCTTGAAGATGCCTTTATTAGTTTGGTTAAAAAAACACAAGGAGAATAACGTGATCGGCGGGATTCAGCGACTAATGGCTATCATCGCTAAAGAATTTATTGAAATGCGTCGTGATAGAGCTACATTTGGCATGATTCTGATGATTCCGTTGATGCAGTTAATTTTATTTGGTTATGCTATTAATAATAATCCTCGTTACTTACCAACAGCTATTGTCAATGATGATGAAACTAATTTTACCAGACGTATTTTAGTTAGTATGGAGAATTCAACCTATTTTCAATTTATTAGTCCTGCTGTTAGTGAAGAACAAGCACATGAGTTGTTAAAAAAAGGCAAAGTGCAATTTGTGGTTAATTTTCCGCCTAATTTTACTGATGATTTAGTAAAAGGGTTAAGTCCAACGTTACTATTAGAGGCAGATGCCAGTGATCCAGCCGCAACC
Proteins encoded in this window:
- a CDS encoding TIGR01777 family oxidoreductase, yielding MNILIAGASGFIGRHLVTALHAKYNITVLGRDKFKLKQAFPKTLTYLTWDELSQTSAQQYDIIINLCGHNIAASRWTNQVKQKIISSRVRTTTALIDWILATNAKPRLFVANAVGIYGTQNNDDATAFDEDSFIDMKHPRDFLSEVGIAWQQALQAAITHELKPVIMRFGVVLQKGEGILKKLDLSFKLGLGGIIGSGQQVISWVHIDDVIAAFLFLIEHPTLQGAFNITSPNPVKQKEFAKALAKSMHRPLLLTMPAFMIKALFGEMGEYLLLRGQRVLPKRLLAAGFNFSHPYIDEALQAD
- a CDS encoding gamma carbonic anhydrase family protein, with protein sequence MIRSFENKSPLIGKGVYIDPSATVIGDVHLANDVSVWPMAVIRGDVNTITVGEGTNIQDAAILHVTHNGPFTPGGRALVLGKGITIGHRAVLHACTIDDHCLIGMGALLLDDVHVEERVIIGAGTLVPPGKHLRSGYLYLGNPAKPIRELTESELAHLEYSAAHYIRLKDKYLLNSKAINQLAKPHQYRGD
- the gorA gene encoding glutathione-disulfide reductase, with the translated sequence MDFDLIVLGGGSGGIASAVRAAKYGARVAVVEKQYLGGTCVNLGCVPKKVMFNASLIAEHLHKAPDYGFDPVYVHLDWNTLITKRQAYIARLRDIYESRFNQYNMTYLKGEGSFIDNQTVSVDGKHYKAPHIIIATGGEPTLPDDLDGIEHAITSDGFFYLTEKPKSVAIIGSGYIGVELACVLHGLDIKTHLLIRGSRPLSRFDTMLGDTLLEIMQLQGLDVHLNHCAQAITLQPDGKKSIHCQSGSILADIDVVIAAVGRSPRTFNLNLDAIGVAKDSRGLIKVDNYQNTNIPGIYAIGDVIDAPALTPVAIAAGRRLCDRLFGGQKDAHLDYENICSVVFTHPPIGSVGYSEEEAAAKFGAEQLKIYKTRFIPMFDALSEQKLPTAMKLVTVGPDEKIVGLHVIGYGADEMLQGFGVAVKMGACKRDFDNTVAIHPTSAEELVTLI
- a CDS encoding HlyD family secretion protein; translation: MKLKLLTLILLILASLSCRHEEKVAFQGYVEGENIYLASPYSGLLVKLAVQRGQLVKKGQFLFELDPNPQALFIKQYQADIKQAEHTLRDLQNPRRTEEIAAIESQIEQVNAQLKLAELRVKRYRELYEKRVVSKDVYDSVIARYDELVNRREQYKSNLNLSKQGSRNEQISAQQAQVEALQAKLKEATWQLEQKKIVAPAAGIIFDTYYRQGEFVGSQQAVLSLLTPENVHIEFFIPVEKLAIIKVGQRIRFTCTGCAQTGQAIINYISPEAEYLPPLVYSRENDDKLVFRIKATLLTFNQYKPGQPVTVYLP
- a CDS encoding ABC transporter ATP-binding protein, with product MTADTIIDVYNLCKSFDNKVVVDNVDLHVKKGEVFGFLGPNGSGKTTTIRMLCGLLTPDAGSGTCLGYDIIRQSKEIKQHVGYMTQKFSFYTDLSVEENLYFVARVYGMKNRKQRVEQTLEELNLSSRRKQLTGLLSGGWKQRVALAACLLHNPDLLLLDEPTAGVDPIARREFWDKIHWLSEQGITTLVSTHYMDEAERCTRLAYLAYGELLITGTVDDVITSTALFTWEITGHVTTALLQKTKQLQGVMQAALFGNLIHISGYDKQIIEASLRELAQTEAIQWQPIQSTLEDAFISLVKKTQGE